The window ACAAGGCCAGCAGAGGTGAGGCATCACAGAAGAAGTGGTCGACAACGTTGGAGCCACAAAATGTCAGCTGGGACATGAGATAAATGGGCAACACAGGCGTGAGGAAGCCCACCAGCCAACAAGCACCAGCCAGACGGGCGCAGGTGCCCCATGACACCAAGGCACCATATCGGAGAGGCATACAAATGGCCACATAACGGTCATAGGCCATGGCAGCCAGTAGGAAACATTCAGTTGCCCCAAGGAAGGTGAAGATGAAGAGCTGGGAAAGGCAGCCAATGTAAGAGATAttcttctccctgtctcccccaATAAAACCAACCAGCATCTTGGGCACCGTGACTGAGGTATACCCAATTTCAAGGCAGGACAAGTGAGTCAAGAAGAAGTACATGGGTCTCCTTAGCCGATAGTCCAAACTCACCACCATGATAATGGCCAAGTTCTCCACCAAGGTAAACAGGTACATGCTGAGAAAGAGTGTAAAGAAGAGGAGACGTGTTTTATACACCCCAGCAAAGCCCACCATGACAAACTCTGTTACGTGGGTCCAGTTTGGGGCATATGGCTGCATATTGGGAAGGAGCGCTCAGTAGACTCATAGTCTTGTAGATAATTACAACTGAAACAGAACCTGTGAAGCTCTTGGACTGAAATATCTTCCACTTCCGAAGAGGAAAGTAAAGTTTAGACAGTATCTCTACACTCAAAGAATTGACAGCCTTTTAGGAccacaaaaaaattagacaatttcAGTACAAAATGAAAAGTCCTGGATAGCAATAAGACAGAATAttatgggaagaaagagaggggaaggtcaACCAGTCTTGAGGAGTCAGAAAAATCTTCCTGGAGAAAGGACTGCCTAAACTGGGACCTGAAAAATAAGGATAAGTTAGTGTGATAAAGATAGTGATGTAGCGATGACATAAGTATAAAATCTCAGACACCAGAGAGAACATTGTGCATTTGAGCAGCTCCAGTTTACAGCAAAGGTTAAGAGCTTGACTTTCTTATCAAACATGccttcaaatacaaaaacaaaaacaaacaaacaaaacttaacTAAAGAGTTGCAAAATTTTTAATTGGGTAATACCGCTATAGCATTTAGAATTATGTTTGGGTCCATAAACATTAGGGAAATGTTACATGTTTTTTCTCCTGGAATACAGTGTGAAGGGATGATTACTATTGTTGAGCTTGAGAAGTAGCCTAGGACAGCATCATGAAGACTAGTAACCAAGTGAAGAGAAGGGACAAAGCTTCAGTCTGAGGACAGCTTAAAGAGTTCTCAGCAAGGGAACAGACCTTATGCTTTCTGCCCTCCAGAACGGGTAAGTGTGCTGTAGTAAGGCAAGTTCAGTGGGGAACAaggtgggaggcaggagggtTTAGGAGGTTGTTGCAAGTATAGCATGAAGTGATGGTCATGACGACTAGGCACGGAGAGTGAGCAGAGCTATTAAGAGACAGCATCCACAGGATTGAGTTTGAATGCAAGCTCCAACATCAACTTCAAATATGTGACCATGGGAGAATcactaaataatttgttttttctttgatttgagagagagagagaaggagagagagtgagggtggtagagagtgaaagaaagagcagcatcaactcattgttccacttagtggttccatttagttgtgtactcattgattgctcctcgtACATGCCCTGATGGAGGATTGAATCCACAAGCTCAGTGCCCCagaacaatgctttatccactgagcaacccagccatggccaataatttcattttttcaaatagataaTACAGAAAGAGATGCAAAAagattaactattttattttagggttaaatgagagaaaataatgtCTTCATTACTGTGGTAGTTTTTAAATAAAGCCTAAaacttttttatacttttcccATCAAAAAGTGAAGTCTATGGCTACTCTCCTTGAATCTGAGCTTTGTGACTCCTTGACAGAGTCAGAGGAAACTGATACTGTCCTGGTTTCCAGACCCAAGCTGTAAGAAACTGTTCCCTCTTCCTGCTTCTTGGAACCCAGCCACCATggtgtgaggaagcccaagcagTCTTCAGAAAGGCCCCTGAGGAGTGGCTAAGggcccccagccctcagccctgtcTGAACTCCCAACTACTAGTCAGCATTAATATTCTAATCAGGTGAATGAGCCATCTGAGAAATCAGTCCTCTGGCCCTGTGTCAAACTGGCCAAGCTGACAGTGAGCCCTCCCCAAATTACACAGCTGAATAAATTATCATTGTTaatttaagccactaagtttcaGAGTAGTTTGTTAAGCTGCAATAGATaactaaaataattatatgtaCTGATTctgtaaccttgggcaaattatttaatatctCTGACCctttgggaggaaaagaaaattaaagaaaagaaaggaaggaagggagaaagggagggagggagggagggaggaaggaaagaaggaaggaaggaaggaaggaaggaaggaaggaaggaaggaaggaaggaaggaaggaaggaaggaaggaaggaaaaagaaattaaaaaaataaaaagaaaacagtgttttTTGCCTTATAGTCTAAAATACCTAAACTGATATTTGTATCCAGGTTTGTAAAACCCTTACTCTTGCCCAAAAGAATTATTAAGCAGGTTCTCTCTGGCTTCAACATTCCATGATTTTATGACAAGGAAAACATGTGATACAAAGTCAGAAATGAACTAGGTCAAAGACTTCAGATTCCTGGACGTGTTGCCACCACACATGAGTCCAACCCCCAACATCCCCTCAGCGGGCAATCTATAAACCCTGGCTCCCTGGCCACATAATTGCAATGCAGCCCCCAGATGCTTCATGGTTCTGCTGGCTCCCGGCAATGTCAGGGCACACTTCCTGCACATTTCTCCCCTTAGCAATCTGGCTTGTCATTAGCAGCCTAGGAAGAGTGCTCGCTCTTCTTCGATGCCCTTTCTCCCAGAGATACTACTGTAGGAGCCTGACTTGACTTTGTGTtacacacacaataaaatttGCATAGTAAAGTTTTCTGAAATGTTCATTCTTCATAGTCATCAAAAGCATGACACTCACAGATCTGAGATCAAACCTTGGCTCTGCAGTGTACCAGCTGGGTTGCCTCATTCATGAATTGGTACTATTATTCTTAAATCTTACCTGTCCTTTCAGGTGTGACTCAAGGTTGACAGTCCCGTCTTCACTAGGAAGACTTTTCCTTCCCTTGTTCCTCCAACCTTGTGTGCACTTCAGGCCAACACAGGACAGGGCCCCTGCTCTGTACCATGACACGTGGTGATGCTGAGGGGTATCCTGGAGCAGAGCATCTGTCCCCAGCAACAAGACAGGGTCTGGTACAGAGCTGGTGCCCCCAGCATCCACCATGGTACCTGCTACAGAGTAGGAATTGCCTTGTAATAGTTTCAGTTCTCTGATCCGTGACATAGAGGAGGGAGGATGCCAGAACCCCAGGGGGTTTGCTTCCGGCCCAGGTaaattacacttaaaaaaaaaactgctcttATTTCTCAACAGCTGAGGGAAGGATAAAGAGGTGAAATATTTATCACACActtgtgcgtgcacacacacacacagagcagagaTCATCGCTTCCCCTTCTTCAGTGTGGAGTCCCTGAGAGAAAGCTGTCCGGCCAGGGGTGCCATCCTCACTCCCTTGCGTCCAGGCAGGGATGTGTTTCACTTGTGGGCTGGGACTCTTAGGAAGTAGGTGTGCCTTCGCACTCTCTCTTATCTCACCCACAGGCCGGGTTCCTCAGATTCTGAGACGTCAGCGCCCGGGGGAACCGCAAGGTGAAGGAGCCTGGCCCCTGAGTCAGACTCCGCTGTCTTCCTGAGTAGGGTCATCACACTGCATTCACTAAAGAGCAAATATTTTGGGCATTGTGGGCCACATAATTCCCTGTCATATATTCCTCTTTGGGATTTTGTGGGTTTGGGaaccctttaaaaatgtaaaagtcggccctggccggttggctcagtggtagagcatcggcctggcgtgcagaagtcccgggttcaattcccagccagggcacacaggagaagcgcccatctgcttctccacccctccccctctccttcctctctgtctctctcttcccctcggctccttggcctctgccccaggcgctagagtggttctggtcgcaacagagcgttgccccctggtgggcatgccgggtggatcccaggcgggcgcatgcgggagtctgtctgactgtctctcctcgtttccagcttcagaaaaatacaaaaaaaaaaaccaacgtAAAAGTCATTCCTAGCCCACAGACCATAGAAGATGGCTTTGGCCCATGGGCTGTGATTTCGCAGTCTTTGTCCTACCCACCTTAAACTATGACATGAGGAAATAAAGAACAGTTCTTCCTTGTGTCAAGCTATAGTTACCCTACCTGCTGGACACGTACCACCTTGCCACGACCAAGCAGCCAACCCATCCCCAAACCCTCAGTTGTCTCTTGTTCGGCAGGGAGATGAGACGGAACAGCTGATACCCAGGAAGGTCCAGGTTGGGCACGTGAGCAATTGCACCTTGTCCAGAAGCTGGGTATGTCATTATTGCATCCCCCATCCCAATCTCTCATTAACAAAGTACAAGGGGGGCCCTTCTTGAGTTTTAAATCAAAAGCCTGCTACCTAAACTAAATGATCCTCATGATCATTGAATCAGCTTTTCCGCTGCTGCTCGATAGCCACGCCCATTTTTAGAGGCTCGTGAGAGCAGCTCAAGCTGTCAAATGAATTAAACTGTTATACtgagaaaaacatttgaaaagtttAAGTGAACAAAATAATTGAATGGATATCCCATTACTTCATTTACTACTATATATTAATATACTCTCGTTCATCAAAAGATAAGCACACAGTTATCTAATCCTTAGCAAATTCTAGAAACAACAGCATTTTAAACTGAGTAGTTTATAATTTACTGATGTGGTTTACCCAGACCTCCATGCTTGTCACTTCCTCTTTCAAACATTCATGACGGCGCCTCTGGGCGTCAGGCATTGTACGAGGCACAAGACCTATAACCGAATGACTTATGAGCCCTGGCCCTACAGAGCTAGTCGTCtttccagagagacagagaactaCTCATGTGCCCAACAGAGACATGAGGAGTTAGCTACTGTGGATCTTGGAGAACAGAGTAGGGGAACAAGTGAATTTGGCACAGTAGGAAGGTAAGACAGGTGAGATCAAGACAAACCAAAAGGCAACAAACAAATTTATAGAGAtggacaacagaatggtggttaccagagggggagGCGGTGGGAGAGGACAAGAAGGGTAAAGGCGGTCAGATATATGGTGACAAAGTAGACTAGGCTtcaagtggtgaacacacaacaggTTATACGGGTGTCATAAAGTTGAAATTTATATGTTATTGAacaatgttactccaataaatttaattttttaaaaaagaaacaaattgtgTGGGGTGAGGGAGAAGGCAACTTTTGTCTGACAAGGCCAAGTTCAGCAGGAGGAGAGTGAGGCTTTCTGGGCAAGCCGGGAAGAGAGGTGTGGAAGAGAAGTCGGGGAGGAGACAGAGGTGCACAgggggcaggaggcagagggctgaaacCACGTTCAAGCAGTAGATGACCTGGTGCCTTCccatcccagctccaccacctcCCAactgaaatgcaaagaaaaaaaacctggatAGAAGTCCACCCCTAACTCAGAATGAATTTCTGATGGACTCCAGCAAGTCAGCAGAGATGAGTTCAATGAGGAGGGCTCTCTGGGCAAAAGTCTCAGGACAGACTGAGCCTCCCTCAGAGTACTCAGATCACGTGTGGTAGGCGGGTGAGTCTCCTTccaaaaaacagagagaagagggttgTTGTTTTTAGCCCTTTCCATGAGCCAGCTTCTGCTGggcttaaattattttcttt is drawn from Saccopteryx leptura isolate mSacLep1 chromosome 1, mSacLep1_pri_phased_curated, whole genome shotgun sequence and contains these coding sequences:
- the OR6Q1 gene encoding olfactory receptor 6Q1, whose amino-acid sequence is MQPYAPNWTHVTEFVMVGFAGVYKTRLLFFTLFLSMYLFTLVENLAIIMVVSLDYRLRRPMYFFLTHLSCLEIGYTSVTVPKMLVGFIGGDREKNISYIGCLSQLFIFTFLGATECFLLAAMAYDRYVAICMPLRYGALVSWGTCARLAGACWLVGFLTPVLPIYLMSQLTFCGSNVVDHFFCDASPLLALSCSDVTLKENADFLVSLVVLLASSAVISVSYGNIVWTLLHIHSAAERRKAFSTCAAHLTVVSLFYGTLFFMYVRTKVASSVNFNKVVSVFYSIVTPMLNPLIYSLRNKEVKGALRRVFTLKFWKG